The nucleotide sequence CCTTAAATCGAGAAAAACTGCTAAGAGTTCTTGTCATATTATCTCCCAATTTGTAAGCTCTGATAATTTGAAAGTTAGATTCACATATCCCAATATGCTCGTGGTAAGTCTATCTATCTCCTGACTTTGATTAGTAAAACATATCACAAAGTCTCCCTAGAACTCACAATCTGGCTGCTCAGTCTTTTCATTGCCATCTTCATATCCTTGTTCCTTAATGTATAGATAGCAGGATTCAAGACAGGGGTGACAACAAAGTCAACAATAGCAAAGAATTTATCAAGTGACAATGTAGGAAATGGCCACACATAAAGAAACATACAtggaccaaaaaataaaatcaccacAGTGACGTGAGCTGACAAAGTAAAGAAGgctttggacaaatcacctacAGAATGTTGTCGAACAGAGGCCAGGATGAAAATGTAGGAGACAATCAATAGGAAAAAAGTCCCAATGGAGATAAAACCACTATTGGCTGTAACCACAAACTCCAAGTTATAGGTGTCTATGCAGGCAAGTTTTATGACCCGAGGAAAGTCACAGTAAAAGCTCTCCACTTTATTCGGACCACAGAAAGgcaaatttataacaaaaacaaactgAGAGAGCGCATGGATCACTCCAACTATCCAGGCAGTCACTACAAAGCAAATACACATTTTTGGATTCATAATTGTCAAATAGTGGAGAGGCTTACAGATTGCTGTGTATCTGTCATAGGCCATGGCTATGAGCAGAACCATCTCAGTTCCTCCCATGACATGGATAAAGAACATCTGTGTCATGCAACCTGGGAAGGAGATAATTATATTGCATTCACTGAAGAGGTCCACTATCATCCTTGGTACTGTGGTAGCTGACAGACCCAGGTCAATGAGAGAAAGATTGGCCAGCAAGAAATACATGGGAGAGTGTAAATGAGAGTCAAAAATCACAGTGAATACAATGAAGAGATTTCCAAACATGATTCCCAcaaaaaatacagagaagaagaaaaagagtagaATCTTCATCTCCCAAGAAGCAGAGAGACCCAAAAGGACAAACTCATTTACCACAGAATCATTTACTCCATCCATTGATTCAGTTGGTTACACAACTGCTAAAATGACCTAAGAATAGAGAACAAGGAAGGAATTAAAAATGTGGGGATGAAAAGTGGACGTTGTATTTATCTTACCAGTAAATTCAAGAAGCTCCAGGTCAGAGGTGTTGGACCTGAAAGAAAGTAGAAGGGTAACTATAGTAGGTAGACAAAGGAAAGgccaaaaaagtaaaagaaaaaaagagttcccCAAGagcagatgaggaaaaagataagaaatcagaaaagatgAACCACAAATTTACAACAGATTGAACAAGCAGAagcaaatatatttattcatagcTTCAATATATTCCATGCTGTTACTAATAATGGAATTTCCACAACTTTCCCTATACCTTTCCAGATATTCTCTTTTCAAATTCAAGCACAGTCTATGGGTAAGTCTGAATTTGCCAGCACTTGAGTTGGCTTGTACAAGCTCTTAGATTTGGTGACTAGAGCTACCATATTCTTCCACAGAACTAAAACTAGCTCAAAGAGAAATGGCCTTGTCTAATAATAGACATATTTAAAATGTGTCAAATTAGCATTAGTACCCAGGGAGTGGCTTCAAACTTATTCAGAAGGGTTTGACACAAGGAAAGGACTTTTATTATACCTATATCCTCAAATGAATGTTACACATATACCACCCTGCCTCTGTTAGCTTCTGAAGAAGTTGGACAGcaaaatttcttttcttagatAATCATGGCTCTAACAATTTGGGCAGTTTGCACCCAAGCAAAGGAcaggaagaaagagtgaaagtggggtTGGATGACTTCCAATCTTTAAATTAGTGGGAAAAGTTTCCTTGTCACTGAGTTGTAGACTGGAGAATGTACCACCACCAAATAGTAGTGGCTagtagaaagaaggaggaggagtttGGCCCAGGACTAGGTAATTCCTAAAGAAGGAGTGTCTCACAACAATGGAATAAGGTGGGAGGGAACATCCCATGACCTAATAAGCCATCATAGACTACacaaacaaaatattatatttccttcCTACACAGTGAAGGCAAGACTACTTTAGCATGTACATACATTAGTTCTATAGTAAGACATGAGCTACTTGAAGAAAGGAACTCTCATAACATACTTTGTCATTCTATTCCCTAATAGCAAAGATGGTGTTTGCATGACAAATAATGTTTATTGGGTGGAATTATAAGCTAAAATATGGCCTTTACATACCATTCTACTTTTTGTGCTGGTTCCTTGGTTCTCTGTTTCCCCATTTCTCACCTCTACACCTCAGACTGAATGAGCTTTTCCTACTCTTTGCTCCAGGTGCAACAATTCCTGATAATGGCACTGTTTTTCCACTACCTTTTCCTCAGTCaccttaatataattttattagatAACCACATAGAAATATTGACCAAAAGGTTGGAAGGATGGGGAATGTAATGAGGATGCTTTTAGTCAGGGAAAGACAGTAACATGGGAGTTATAAtggcacattaaaaaaaagcatattagGATGAGTTGGAAGAAAAAGTTTCTAAACACAATTTTTCCACTAAGAGACTGAGAAAAATCACTTCTCTTATTTCTGTTGTCATTCTCAAAATGAGGAGTTAACATCTTTCCCTATTTTGGGGAGTTTTTTAGCATTATCTTCCCTTTCATCTAAAACATTGCTCATATGTATACATCCTATTGAAAAAGGGGACGGATATAGCAattgtcaaatgaaataatggaacTGATCCTCTCTAAATTaaattccagttctgacattctgtgattatATTAATATTCCTCTGACCCTTTCCCATATGAGTCTTAACTTGATTTGTGCAAGAGTGAATTCTCATGTTAAATCAAGCTAAATTCTTAGcattttgaaaacaatatttgATATCTCAGAGTATTATCAGTGTCCTTCAGATTCAGTATTAGTTTCTTTGATTTTAGAGAATCAGAAATAGAGTCAAGAGCTAATGGCATCTTCCCTAAGCAAAATAATTTAACTATCAACTTACAAAGAGTCATTGCATCACCTTGTCAGATAAGGTCATAAAGGTATTACTTGAAATGATCAAGTAATATTTAAAGTTATCAGAATTGTGGCTATAAAGGTGAGAGGATTAGAAAGCAGTTGAAAAGTCTCAACAAATAttattgagaaagaaaatttgTCCATTAACTCAGGGAAGTATGCACCAACTTCGATATATATTGGATTCTTAGTGTTCTAAGGAATATGCAAGGCATGTttattaaaaaagggaaaaaaatgtagggggcagctaggtagctcagtggattgagagccaggcctagagacaggaggtcctaggttcaaatccggcctcagacacttcccagctgtgtgaccctgggcaagtcacttgacccccattgcctacccttaccactcttccacctataagccaatacacagaagttaagggtttaaaaaagaaaaaaaaagaaaaaagggaaaaaatgtaaatagaaaaaggaaagatagatAAAGAAGTAGGATAAgacaagaagaggaagaaggagattttaaaaaagggaaaagaaagaaaataagatatagagaggaaagataagaaaagagaatcagatacaaaggggaaaaataaaagatacaaaACTGTTGAATATTGCCAACAATAGCTAGCTACATAGGACATTAGTAAAATGCTATTGTATTATGAGAAAATCCTGGATGAGAAATGATGTTTTGGATTCCCACATTTCCTGTTATCAATTTACTAGTTAAAAGGATTAAGATTATTGCTAACACTAGTCAAGGCTGGCAAGTGTTTAgggctggggaaggggagggaaagtgtTCTAGATGCATACCCACAAACTAATTAGGTATGGAGAGGTATGAATGATAGCTAAGTAGAAACCCAATTACTCTTTTATGTTGTTCCACTGATTTGATTATTGAAtcacaaactgaaaaaaaattggaaaattttcATTAAGAGCACTCTCTGAACCTCCTTGAAGGATTTTATTCAATGCATAGCATTCTGGgcaaactatttattaaatgttaaccATATGTAGAATTTCAgtaatatattagaaaaaatactCTGAAGAGGGATTAAAGTGATAAGTCATCTTTACTAATTCCACAGAATCTTTTTAACTCCCATGAAAGTGGTCTGCAAAAGGTGTGTTACAATGATCTGGGTCTAGCTCTATCAGAAAGGAAGATATCATGAGAACCTGAATGAGATTCAAGAGctaaaaaaggaatttttcctAATCTCATTTCTAAGAAAAGGAGGTCCTTCTTCTTACTCAAAAACACTGTAAAATTTATGAAGTTCCCAGGAGTTCTCCTGATGCCCAGATCCCCAGAAGAGTGCgttgtctttccctattagaaaTTTTTGGCTCCACCATGAAAATGCCTGAGGGAGGCATTTTCTCAAACCTGGAATGTAGGTACACACTTTAACAAAACAAAGATTGGAGAGCATAATCATGGCATTTGGTAGtgttgaaattaaataatttaacccTTCAATTTTAAAGAAgtgaaaacaaagtcaaagaggACAAATAACTTGATAATGATCAAAAACAAATTAACCACAGAGTAGCCTAGAATCCAGGTCCTGAATTTTCATTCCAGTACTCTGACTACACCACACTGCTCCTCTTTTCAACTATATGCCcacatgaaaataaatttaaggaaGAGTTATCCTCTTACCTTGAAGGCTGGCTAAAAACAAGCCCAAACTTTTTGAAATTATCTCCTTGATAGGGGTTCAGAATCCCCTGGaatgaaaaccaaaccaaaatcaAACAGAAGTCACCTACAACATCCATcatgaaatattttccatgtatCCTATCTtcaagaatcatagatttagagctagaggagaCCATCAACTATACAGCCTCTTAATTAGCTGAGTAATTTAGTTGCTACTTGTCAAATGTTTGACCCTTAGCAAGTAACTGTTCtgaaatttgaaaccagatcttcctaATCCTTATCTACTTTATCTACTTGCTTTATCATCTGCAGCTTTATCCACTGCTCTATGCCTCCTTTCTGTATAATGCTGCCATGTACTTTtcattgcttattattattatttacactCATAATTACTTCCTCCAGAATCTTATGTAAAAAGCAATGCAATTGTTATTGCTCCTATTTTATAGTAAACTGATggtgagagaggttaagtgattctcTTGTTCTCTCCATTCCTACCTATCTCACAACAGCCTAAACCCAATTTAAGAAGAGTTGTCTTTTCACAATTTAagtataaaatactatatatgtaGTAATAAAATATTGGTTTGAAACCCAGTTCTGATATTCCTTGTTTGAGGAAAGTAATTTAGTCTCTGTAGACcacaattttcctcatctgtatagaGAGGGCACTTTTGAGCTCCCTTCACATTATAAATCTCATATTCTTAG is from Gracilinanus agilis isolate LMUSP501 chromosome 2, AgileGrace, whole genome shotgun sequence and encodes:
- the LOC123236090 gene encoding olfactory receptor 4F15-like yields the protein MDGVNDSVVNEFVLLGLSASWEMKILLFFFFSVFFVGIMFGNLFIVFTVIFDSHLHSPMYFLLANLSLIDLGLSATTVPRMIVDLFSECNIIISFPGCMTQMFFIHVMGGTEMVLLIAMAYDRYTAICKPLHYLTIMNPKMCICFVVTAWIVGVIHALSQFVFVINLPFCGPNKVESFYCDFPRVIKLACIDTYNLEFVVTANSGFISIGTFFLLIVSYIFILASVRQHSVGDLSKAFFTLSAHVTVVILFFGPCMFLYVWPFPTLSLDKFFAIVDFVVTPVLNPAIYTLRNKDMKMAMKRLSSQIVSSRETL